One stretch of Leadbetterella byssophila DSM 17132 DNA includes these proteins:
- a CDS encoding ornithine cyclodeaminase family protein, with amino-acid sequence MLIISDDKIKEHLGYAGLIESLRNIFLSDYTMPLRHHHFYTTPEGLENTLILMPVWNQDYIGMKQVTVAPGNAQLGIPSIFARYILSDARTGQPLAMMNAAELTSRRTACTSALAANYLSRKDAKNLLIVGSGKVAQHLGQAYAAIRDLESIEVWARNKEKMAELVQDLQSKGLPAKESNNLEESVRNADIVSCATLSETPVILGDWVKPGTHLDMIGSHKPNTRETDNVAIRKSTIFVDSRMGALHETGELAIPIAEGIISEEDVKADITELIRGIHGGRSSEEEITLFKSAGLAVEDLAAALMVFKRCI; translated from the coding sequence ATGCTTATCATTTCTGACGATAAAATTAAAGAGCATCTAGGCTATGCCGGACTGATAGAGTCCTTAAGAAATATTTTCTTATCTGACTATACCATGCCTTTACGCCACCATCACTTCTACACTACTCCCGAAGGATTAGAAAATACCTTAATCTTGATGCCCGTGTGGAATCAAGATTACATAGGAATGAAGCAAGTGACCGTAGCTCCGGGAAATGCCCAACTAGGCATACCCTCGATCTTTGCCAGATATATTCTGAGTGATGCACGTACAGGACAGCCACTAGCTATGATGAATGCGGCTGAATTAACTTCCAGAAGAACTGCATGTACTTCTGCCTTAGCAGCGAATTATCTATCCAGAAAAGATGCTAAAAACCTATTAATAGTAGGAAGTGGAAAAGTAGCTCAACACCTGGGTCAGGCTTACGCCGCCATCAGAGATTTAGAAAGTATAGAAGTTTGGGCCAGAAATAAAGAAAAGATGGCTGAGTTAGTTCAGGATCTACAATCCAAAGGACTTCCGGCAAAAGAATCAAATAACCTGGAAGAATCCGTACGAAATGCTGACATTGTTTCCTGTGCCACCCTTTCAGAAACGCCTGTCATATTAGGGGACTGGGTGAAACCGGGAACTCACTTAGACATGATTGGTTCCCATAAGCCGAACACCAGGGAGACAGATAATGTAGCCATACGCAAGAGTACCATTTTTGTAGACTCTAGAATGGGGGCATTACACGAAACCGGTGAATTAGCCATCCCTATAGCTGAGGGAATCATCTCAGAGGAAGATGTGAAAGCAGATATTACTGAACTCATCAGAGGTATACACGGAGGCAGAAGCTCCGAAGAAGAAATTACACTATTTAAATCTGCAGGATTAGCTGTTGAAGACTTAGCAGCCGCCCTGATGGTTTTTAAACGGTGTATATAA
- a CDS encoding cupin-like domain-containing protein, producing the protein MPTDLSIDLSLTVDRVENITREEFQEKYMIPQKPVIIKHMYGKDAQVYQWSFDYFAKELGHIEVGVFDDESEERKDDRSYKSAGKKMKFREYLELIQEKPTTKRLFLFNVFKHKKELHQHFKFPKIADKVVEFLPLAFFGGQGAITRIHRDMDNSCVFLTELVGYKRVVMFAPEYSKKLYQYPFSTHTSIDVNNPDFEKYPELARVQGYDCVIGPGDTIFMPAGYWHHIEYNTAGLGFAVRSLSPHISDRLLGFWQVGIMTHLDEIFNKVLGDKWFNWKKKAAAKRALQ; encoded by the coding sequence ATGCCAACAGATTTATCCATCGATCTCAGTTTAACCGTAGACAGGGTTGAAAACATTACGAGAGAGGAATTTCAGGAAAAATACATGATTCCTCAGAAACCGGTTATTATTAAGCACATGTATGGCAAAGACGCTCAGGTCTATCAGTGGTCCTTTGATTACTTTGCCAAAGAGTTAGGTCATATTGAAGTGGGGGTTTTTGATGATGAGTCAGAGGAGAGGAAAGATGACAGATCTTATAAGTCCGCGGGGAAAAAGATGAAGTTCCGTGAATATTTGGAACTGATTCAAGAAAAACCTACCACTAAACGTTTGTTTCTGTTTAATGTATTCAAACATAAGAAGGAATTACACCAGCATTTCAAGTTTCCTAAGATAGCAGATAAGGTCGTTGAATTTTTACCTTTAGCGTTCTTTGGGGGACAAGGGGCCATCACTCGTATTCATAGAGATATGGATAATAGTTGTGTTTTCTTAACAGAGTTAGTAGGGTATAAAAGAGTGGTGATGTTTGCTCCGGAGTATTCTAAAAAGTTGTACCAATATCCGTTCTCTACTCATACATCTATAGACGTAAATAACCCTGATTTTGAAAAGTATCCTGAACTAGCTAGGGTACAAGGCTATGATTGTGTGATTGGACCCGGGGATACCATATTTATGCCTGCGGGGTATTGGCATCATATTGAATACAATACCGCCGGCTTAGGTTTTGCCGTACGTTCCCTTAGTCCGCATATTTCTGATAGACTACTTGGATTCTGGCAAGTAGGTATTATGACTCATTTGGATGAGATCTTTAATAAGGTCTTAGGTGATAAATGGTTCAATTGGAAAAAGAAAGCAGCAGCAAAAAGAGCATTACAATAA
- a CDS encoding sensor histidine kinase, which translates to MLRKFLNSLNIRQRLTLQILLMVSVLFLLFCTSIYLFSRLYLNSRFYNGLQERAIVTASLRIAYSADQKALQDLVRNSDERMLTEEMTSIYDPQRDLFVFTTDILKESFHRSFINPQDTSKAVNNISRDKYKISVIKIKNYWVVISAKDVYEREALNNLRDILIILCLVALLFIAYISWFMADRALSPIASMARQLDAIFPGNLSKRLDYPNKQDEIGFIAKTINQLLQRVESSVNTQRMFIANVSHELKNPLTKIFTQIEIMEMKYKHQPEFYQQIMSLRSDTLMLNQLTNALLELASISSSDKELPLKKLRIDEILLAGVAEFKRWNPDCKVLLNLDEIPDDEELLIFPVNEEALKIVFKNLLDNACKFSLEQKAEVTLREGDGGLAIEIYNEGKPIPETEVSKILEPFFRSDATAKGKRGHGVGLAIVMQILLLLKIKLSIVPGSNGNSFILSFPKA; encoded by the coding sequence ATGTTGAGGAAATTTCTGAATAGCTTAAACATTCGTCAGCGACTAACCTTGCAGATTTTGCTTATGGTTAGTGTGCTTTTCCTCTTATTCTGTACCAGTATATATCTTTTCAGTAGGCTATACCTGAACAGTAGATTCTATAATGGATTGCAGGAAAGGGCTATAGTTACGGCTTCCTTGCGCATTGCATATAGCGCAGATCAAAAGGCTTTACAAGATTTGGTGCGTAATTCTGATGAGCGTATGCTTACGGAAGAAATGACCTCTATTTATGATCCACAGCGAGACCTCTTTGTCTTCACTACAGATATCTTAAAGGAAAGTTTTCATAGAAGTTTTATCAATCCTCAAGATACCAGTAAAGCGGTAAATAATATTTCCCGTGATAAGTATAAGATCTCAGTTATAAAGATCAAGAACTATTGGGTTGTTATTAGTGCCAAAGATGTTTATGAAAGGGAGGCTTTGAATAATCTAAGGGATATTCTAATCATCCTTTGCCTTGTGGCCTTATTATTTATAGCTTATATCTCCTGGTTTATGGCAGATAGGGCACTGTCTCCTATTGCCAGTATGGCCAGGCAACTGGACGCCATTTTTCCAGGTAATCTTTCCAAACGTCTAGATTATCCAAATAAGCAGGATGAGATAGGCTTTATTGCGAAGACCATCAATCAGTTGTTACAAAGGGTAGAAAGTTCGGTGAATACGCAGAGGATGTTTATCGCAAATGTATCTCATGAATTGAAAAATCCATTAACAAAGATCTTTACGCAGATAGAAATCATGGAGATGAAATATAAGCATCAGCCTGAGTTCTATCAGCAGATCATGTCATTGCGCTCTGATACATTAATGCTGAATCAGTTGACTAATGCATTGTTAGAGTTAGCTAGTATCAGTTCTTCAGATAAGGAGTTGCCCTTAAAAAAACTGAGAATAGATGAGATTCTATTAGCGGGAGTGGCGGAGTTTAAAAGGTGGAATCCGGACTGTAAAGTACTTTTAAATCTGGATGAGATTCCGGATGATGAAGAATTATTGATCTTCCCCGTAAATGAGGAGGCTTTGAAAATCGTTTTTAAGAATCTACTGGATAATGCTTGTAAGTTCTCCTTAGAACAGAAAGCAGAGGTTACTTTAAGAGAAGGGGATGGTGGTCTAGCTATAGAGATTTACAATGAAGGTAAGCCTATCCCGGAAACGGAGGTTTCTAAGATCCTGGAACCTTTTTTCAGGTCAGATGCTACGGCAAAAGGGAAACGGGGACATGGAGTAGGATTGGCCATTGTTATGCAGATCTTGCTTCTATTGAAGATCAAATTGAGTATAGTACCAGGATCTAATGGTAACTCCTTTATACTCTCATTTCCTAAAGCCTAA
- a CDS encoding response regulator, which yields MQGLKILLIEDEVKTLNLIKEGLEENNAQVDIAYDGQMGLTLAERNEYSLIISDIILPEINGLTLCKTLRDNGNHTPILLLTALGTTEDIITGLDSGADDYLSKPFEFSELRARIRALTRRGNAVIQKSNILRVADLELNVDTKAVKRGDKEITLTAKEFSLLEFFMSNVGRVISKVELAEKIWDITFDTGTNVIEVYVNFLRKKIDKDFDVKLIHTQIGMGYVMKC from the coding sequence ATGCAGGGCTTAAAGATATTACTCATTGAAGATGAGGTAAAAACCTTGAATCTAATTAAGGAGGGATTAGAGGAGAATAATGCGCAAGTGGATATAGCCTATGATGGACAAATGGGCTTAACTCTGGCAGAAAGGAATGAGTATTCTCTTATTATTAGTGATATTATTTTACCGGAAATCAACGGTTTAACCCTCTGTAAAACCTTAAGAGACAATGGAAATCATACCCCAATCCTGTTATTGACGGCTTTGGGCACTACAGAAGACATCATTACAGGATTAGATTCCGGTGCAGATGATTATCTTAGTAAACCATTTGAATTTTCAGAATTGAGGGCTAGGATTCGTGCCTTAACCCGTAGAGGAAATGCGGTGATTCAAAAATCGAATATACTTAGGGTGGCGGACCTAGAACTGAACGTAGATACCAAGGCCGTAAAGAGAGGAGATAAAGAGATTACATTAACGGCAAAGGAGTTCAGCCTATTGGAATTCTTTATGAGTAATGTGGGTCGTGTGATTTCTAAGGTGGAATTAGCTGAAAAGATCTGGGATATTACTTTTGATACAGGCACAAATGTCATCGAAGTATATGTGAATTTCCTTCGCAAAAAAATAGACAAGGACTTTGATGTCAAACTGATTCACACCCAGATAGGCATGGGATATGTAATGAAATGTTGA
- a CDS encoding CHAT domain-containing protein codes for MIRFILFLIIGGPIYAQTNPLADSLRIMQVYGEEFDLRANEKDPTARLLAKANQLILEEKDKEASAILDKIISSKEKFWYQVTKSRLLTLRGEYDQAVEILQKLNPKKGSAEAAIKELEMAKNMEHKQEYVELVKHYEKSLEHLKKTSYTYLLGTVLNDLAFAYDEAGFRHKTIQFSDQALKIFMEHYPKDYSIVSVCFNNLLFYVIEYGDKKKSSEVHEKYVQYMEHFLANKKSFSAPKKFEDLHAEGLYRLSDLRYTCFKNGDILGALNRLETFHKRAPKAWSQENVGIVNSGIEAAQYQFRQQKRFDLALKYTHQIGKYKKTSYTEMKKNAAFALTYYDAKDYKKSLPYTLKCLEEFDFPKGSKSWQTLMALKAHLESKLKMDPLSTLKTLFDATLKEDIKEFNPDKYPQHINKIFIQVLIRAAWVSNELDKPQDATFYFRLAAKIFEKYYQNGYYNDSLGEILDDLEDGLYQDKGSEKEIIENLNQLERITNAHLWGRFSSKYLQNLNLPKEELQRKNQLELRRNQLSRTYELELANHREIKEIDLQLDGIQNRLSAVSKEFAILSATKFDVREVQKLLKPKEVLVKYTTGSKNIYAHIITQNSIQLKPLGEIETVKKHTQTFIDEVKKIKHLSSQIYQPLRESLIHPLDLEKYESIVFISEDFLSYVPFELLFKSMKPVSHAFSFKNLLLTRMNSTPLSISGNLAGFVPTYPNSQRDLKFTRQELSNIEDYIGSTSLFEGPQASKQSFLGSVGKYRIHHLAMHSEMDDEDFEMSSLSFYAEEKLHFHEIYSLNFPSEMVVLSACNTGSGQYLNGEGVMSLARALSYAGVRSSLTSLWQVPDKESAELMVLFYKYLSKGLEKDLALIKAKEEFIENHPMHSHPYFWAGFILTGDTRPLKEKKNYTYLLLGLGLIAAVLAYRKLR; via the coding sequence ATGATAAGATTTATCCTTTTTCTCATCATTGGTGGCCCCATTTACGCCCAAACCAATCCATTAGCTGACAGCCTCCGTATCATGCAAGTATATGGAGAAGAATTTGATTTACGTGCTAATGAGAAAGATCCAACGGCTCGCCTGTTAGCCAAAGCTAATCAATTGATACTGGAAGAAAAGGACAAAGAAGCCTCCGCTATATTAGATAAGATAATAAGTTCCAAAGAAAAATTTTGGTACCAGGTCACAAAATCTCGCTTACTTACTTTAAGAGGGGAATATGACCAAGCTGTGGAAATACTTCAAAAATTAAATCCCAAGAAAGGAAGTGCTGAAGCCGCCATTAAAGAACTCGAGATGGCCAAAAACATGGAGCACAAGCAGGAGTATGTAGAACTAGTGAAGCACTACGAGAAATCCCTGGAGCATCTCAAAAAAACCTCCTACACCTACCTTTTAGGTACTGTCCTAAACGATTTAGCATTTGCTTATGACGAAGCAGGATTTCGGCATAAAACCATACAATTCTCTGATCAGGCATTAAAAATCTTTATGGAGCACTATCCGAAAGATTATAGCATCGTGAGTGTCTGCTTTAATAACTTACTTTTCTACGTGATAGAATACGGAGATAAAAAGAAAAGTTCAGAGGTTCACGAGAAGTACGTTCAATATATGGAGCACTTCTTAGCCAATAAGAAAAGCTTTTCAGCTCCTAAAAAATTTGAAGATTTACATGCTGAAGGCCTTTACCGCTTAAGTGATTTACGCTACACATGTTTCAAGAATGGAGACATACTAGGGGCACTTAACCGACTAGAAACCTTCCACAAAAGAGCCCCAAAGGCATGGTCTCAAGAAAACGTAGGTATTGTAAACTCTGGAATAGAAGCGGCACAATACCAGTTCCGGCAGCAAAAAAGATTCGATCTCGCACTTAAATACACTCATCAGATAGGAAAATACAAAAAAACTTCCTACACCGAGATGAAGAAGAATGCAGCCTTCGCCCTAACTTATTATGACGCCAAGGATTACAAAAAGAGCTTACCATATACATTAAAATGTCTGGAGGAATTTGATTTCCCCAAGGGTTCAAAAAGCTGGCAAACCTTAATGGCCTTAAAAGCACACCTGGAATCCAAACTTAAAATGGATCCTTTATCTACCTTAAAAACCCTTTTTGACGCTACTTTAAAGGAAGATATCAAAGAATTTAATCCTGATAAATATCCTCAACATATCAACAAAATATTCATCCAGGTATTGATTCGTGCAGCTTGGGTCTCTAACGAACTAGACAAGCCCCAAGATGCTACTTTCTATTTCCGATTAGCCGCAAAAATCTTTGAGAAATACTATCAAAATGGATATTACAACGATAGCTTAGGAGAAATTTTGGATGATCTGGAAGATGGACTATACCAGGATAAGGGTTCTGAAAAAGAAATCATTGAAAACTTAAATCAATTAGAAAGAATCACAAACGCCCACCTTTGGGGTAGATTCTCCTCCAAATATCTTCAGAATTTAAATCTCCCAAAAGAGGAGTTACAAAGGAAGAACCAACTGGAACTACGAAGAAACCAGTTGAGCCGCACGTATGAATTAGAGCTGGCTAACCATCGAGAAATAAAGGAAATAGATTTACAACTAGACGGAATCCAAAATAGATTATCTGCCGTTTCCAAAGAGTTTGCCATCTTAAGCGCTACTAAATTTGACGTAAGAGAGGTTCAAAAGCTGTTAAAGCCTAAAGAAGTACTGGTCAAGTATACCACAGGTTCAAAAAATATATATGCCCATATCATCACCCAGAATTCTATCCAATTAAAACCTTTAGGAGAAATTGAAACTGTTAAGAAGCATACTCAAACCTTCATTGATGAGGTAAAGAAGATCAAGCACCTCTCATCTCAAATTTACCAACCCTTACGCGAGTCTCTGATCCACCCTTTGGATCTGGAAAAATATGAATCCATAGTTTTTATATCAGAGGACTTCCTGAGTTATGTTCCTTTCGAACTCTTGTTTAAAAGTATGAAACCGGTATCTCATGCCTTCAGCTTTAAAAACCTTTTGCTGACACGCATGAACAGTACTCCTCTTAGTATATCAGGTAATTTAGCAGGTTTTGTCCCTACCTATCCAAATAGTCAAAGGGATCTAAAATTCACCAGACAAGAGCTAAGTAATATCGAAGATTATATTGGCTCCACCTCTCTTTTTGAAGGGCCACAAGCATCTAAACAGAGTTTCTTAGGCAGTGTAGGTAAATACAGGATCCATCATTTGGCCATGCACTCAGAAATGGATGATGAAGATTTCGAGATGTCCAGCTTATCCTTCTATGCAGAAGAGAAACTTCATTTCCACGAGATATATTCCTTAAATTTCCCTTCTGAAATGGTAGTATTGAGCGCTTGTAATACCGGATCCGGGCAATACTTAAATGGAGAAGGAGTCATGAGCTTGGCCAGAGCTTTATCCTATGCCGGAGTCAGATCATCTTTAACCAGCTTATGGCAAGTACCAGATAAGGAAAGTGCAGAACTGATGGTCTTGTTTTATAAATATCTATCCAAAGGGCTGGAAAAAGACCTTGCCTTAATCAAAGCGAAAGAAGAATTTATAGAAAATCATCCCATGCACTCTCACCCTTATTTTTGGGCCGGATTTATACTGACGGGTGATACCCGCCCCTTGAAGGAAAAGAAAAATTATACCTATCTTTTACTCGGACTAGGACTCATCGCAGCCGTACTAGCGTACAGGAAATTAAGGTAG
- a CDS encoding tetratricopeptide repeat protein has product MERIEKYILGELNAEEAQEVKNKIDSDPEWKKEFEFLSAVKQGIARKELKTYLQGLDEKPKRNYWWVGAAAAIIILSIVFFPKREFSDQAYFRPLPNLIQPSVRDTKYPVSTAFSAYEAGNYEEALKEFDKLEQTPEVLLYKGVCFLVLDKNEEAVSVLKQVNAEDADISAYAKWYLALSLQRTQKTQEAKTLFMKLTQYENPVQEMAKKVLEELP; this is encoded by the coding sequence ATGGAAAGGATTGAAAAATATATTCTGGGTGAACTTAATGCTGAGGAAGCTCAGGAGGTAAAGAACAAGATTGATTCCGATCCCGAATGGAAGAAGGAATTTGAATTTTTAAGTGCCGTTAAGCAGGGAATTGCGAGGAAAGAATTAAAGACCTATTTGCAAGGACTGGATGAAAAGCCAAAAAGGAATTATTGGTGGGTAGGTGCAGCCGCTGCAATCATCATATTAAGCATTGTTTTCTTTCCCAAAAGGGAGTTTTCAGATCAGGCCTATTTTAGACCTTTGCCAAATTTGATCCAACCCTCCGTTCGTGATACGAAATATCCGGTCTCTACGGCATTTTCAGCGTATGAAGCTGGCAATTACGAGGAGGCTTTGAAGGAGTTTGATAAATTAGAACAAACTCCGGAAGTGCTTTTGTATAAAGGGGTGTGTTTTTTGGTGTTGGATAAAAATGAAGAAGCTGTGTCAGTTTTAAAGCAAGTAAACGCTGAGGATGCGGATATCTCTGCTTATGCAAAATGGTATTTGGCGTTGAGTCTTCAAAGAACCCAAAAGACCCAGGAGGCGAAAACCCTGTTTATGAAGCTAACTCAATACGAAAATCCTGTGCAGGAAATGGCTAAGAAAGTACTTGAAGAACTACCTTAA
- a CDS encoding RNA polymerase sigma factor: MDKRIEEVKSGNRETIGQIYKEYRAGFILFLSRYSLSKEEIADIYQDAIIAFVENVQKGKCDDLSVELKTYLFSIGKYMAFKRMRNQREIDPHELESHWYQEEKEEIPNLEPALSRLGKRCYEILKLFYYEGKKLEQIQEIMGYDKKDVLKSQKSRCLKQLKDYYGKD, translated from the coding sequence ATGGATAAACGAATCGAAGAAGTCAAATCGGGGAACCGTGAGACCATAGGCCAGATCTATAAAGAATACCGTGCAGGGTTTATTCTGTTTTTGTCTCGCTACTCCCTTTCGAAAGAGGAGATCGCGGATATATATCAGGATGCTATAATAGCTTTTGTAGAAAATGTGCAAAAAGGTAAATGTGATGATCTCAGTGTGGAATTAAAAACCTATCTGTTCTCAATAGGGAAATACATGGCCTTTAAACGTATGCGCAATCAGAGGGAGATTGACCCACATGAACTGGAGAGCCATTGGTACCAGGAAGAAAAAGAAGAAATACCGAATCTAGAGCCGGCCTTGTCCCGATTAGGGAAAAGATGTTATGAAATTTTAAAGCTATTCTATTACGAGGGTAAAAAATTGGAGCAAATACAAGAAATTATGGGCTACGATAAAAAGGATGTCCTAAAGAGTCAAAAATCTCGCTGCCTCAAACAACTAAAAGATTATTATGGAAAGGATTGA
- a CDS encoding OmpA family protein produces the protein MRSKILILLLLSWSLGFGQIIDPKETAKRKAEDRTNRGIDRTLDKGLDKVEEGIGSIFKKKNKEEKPKEDKKSSTKKDKNSPKETETIEEDAENSADTKKSAPAKASLQSYTKFDFIPGEKVIGSEDFMQDAVGDFPAKWNSNGSGEISTIHGVQGHWLALSSKGVFYPEFIEDLPENTTIEFDMAVSDDFSEMQSGLKVFMVKKDARNTLFDQFFSTDAQATVIIHPYGASNGGYSKFIAFDKNGQPLVDNQAALTNWKASEINRISIWKQKTRYRMYINETKIWDIPRAIDPTVQYQLLFATYPWTGSIYISNLRVAAGAPDTRNKLITEGKFVTRGITFDVNSDKIKPESYGVIKEIATVLQENSGIRVKIVGHTDSDGDDKSNLTLSQKRAASVKNFLTSEFKIDAERLETEGKGESEPSEPNTTPQGKANNRRVEFIKL, from the coding sequence ATGAGAAGTAAAATACTGATCCTTTTATTGTTAAGCTGGTCTTTAGGATTTGGACAAATTATTGACCCAAAAGAAACAGCAAAAAGAAAAGCAGAAGACCGCACTAATCGCGGTATTGACAGAACTCTTGATAAAGGTCTGGATAAAGTAGAAGAAGGTATAGGCAGTATATTCAAAAAGAAGAACAAAGAAGAAAAGCCTAAAGAGGATAAAAAATCATCTACTAAGAAGGACAAAAATTCTCCCAAAGAGACTGAAACTATTGAAGAAGATGCTGAAAATTCAGCAGATACTAAAAAATCTGCACCTGCTAAGGCATCCCTTCAGTCTTATACTAAGTTTGACTTCATTCCGGGAGAAAAGGTCATAGGTTCAGAAGATTTCATGCAAGATGCAGTGGGAGATTTCCCTGCTAAATGGAATTCTAATGGTTCCGGAGAAATCTCCACCATTCATGGAGTACAAGGACACTGGCTTGCATTGAGTAGCAAAGGCGTATTCTACCCGGAATTTATAGAGGATCTGCCTGAAAACACCACCATAGAATTTGACATGGCCGTGTCTGATGATTTCTCTGAAATGCAATCCGGCCTAAAAGTTTTTATGGTAAAAAAAGACGCTAGGAATACTTTATTTGACCAATTTTTCTCAACAGATGCACAGGCTACCGTAATCATTCATCCATATGGGGCTTCTAATGGTGGTTACAGCAAATTCATAGCCTTTGATAAAAATGGGCAACCTCTAGTTGATAATCAGGCTGCACTCACGAATTGGAAAGCCAGTGAAATAAATCGCATTTCCATCTGGAAACAAAAAACCAGATACAGAATGTATATCAACGAAACCAAAATTTGGGATATCCCTAGAGCTATAGACCCTACCGTCCAGTATCAACTGCTATTTGCCACGTATCCTTGGACAGGGTCCATCTATATCTCTAATCTAAGAGTAGCTGCAGGTGCTCCGGACACCAGAAATAAATTAATTACGGAAGGAAAATTCGTAACACGCGGAATCACCTTTGATGTCAATTCGGATAAGATTAAGCCGGAATCTTATGGAGTGATCAAAGAGATTGCCACAGTCTTACAAGAGAATTCCGGAATCAGGGTAAAGATCGTTGGACATACAGACAGTGACGGAGATGACAAGTCTAACCTCACCCTTTCACAAAAGCGAGCAGCCTCAGTGAAGAACTTTTTGACTTCCGAGTTTAAGATTGATGCCGAGAGGCTTGAAACCGAAGGTAAAGGAGAATCTGAGCCTTCTGAACCAAATACCACTCCTCAAGGAAAGGCGAATAACCGAAGAGTAGAATTTATCAAACTCTAA
- a CDS encoding DUF4870 domain-containing protein: MKQGKTPAILAYITILGWIAGLLMNQQEKSPFASYHLRQGLGLFLTGFAFSFINIIPLLGQFVFLIGFVVLFIMWINGLLNALNEKEKPVLFLGEYYNKWFHSL, translated from the coding sequence ATGAAACAAGGAAAAACACCAGCCATCTTAGCCTATATCACCATCTTGGGATGGATTGCAGGGCTACTCATGAATCAGCAAGAGAAATCCCCCTTTGCCAGTTATCACTTGCGACAAGGCCTAGGCCTCTTTTTGACGGGATTTGCCTTCTCCTTCATAAACATCATTCCACTTCTAGGACAATTTGTCTTCCTTATTGGATTTGTAGTTCTATTTATCATGTGGATTAACGGCCTCCTCAATGCTCTTAATGAAAAAGAGAAACCTGTACTATTTCTAGGCGAGTATTACAACAAATGGTTCCATTCCTTATGA